From the Cucumis sativus cultivar 9930 chromosome 5, Cucumber_9930_V3, whole genome shotgun sequence genome, the window GGTTTAGAATTATCGAATAAACAAGTATAGTGTGTTTGTGGTCATCGACATCTAAAGATAACATAAACTTGttattaattcaaactttcTTCGTCTGAATGTGCATAGAAGCTAGTAGCCAATGTATTTTTACATAGGTAGTTGGCACATTGAGGTCTCATTCTTTGATgaaattaacctaaaattgcaaccaaaaaaatcaagaaaaaaaacttgtaataTTTCTTAGAATTTAAAGATACAACTATACAACCTACGGAAGAGACAAGTAATATTGTTCAAAAgcttaaatatttcaattatgttgaatcaaattaaataagtaTACACGCATATACCTACGTCGAAGGTTTCTTACGTTACGAGGTTATTTGAATAGTTATAATGTAATTAAGATTGATGAGAATCAAAGAGTATTGAAAAATGCTAATAATCACTCGCttgaaatacaataaaaaaatgttaaaattaaataacttttatattacaaatggaatataaaaatacttactacaaacatgaaattttattgtaatatATCATAACTTCGTCATATTACCGAACACCAACACCgattgtgtgtttttttttttctagcaTAGTTAGCGGTGACATTGAATTGAATCTCCAAGTTGAGCTCACTATGGGACGTGAAACAGTCAAAATGGGGAAGTTTTGTTGAGAATCACGGTGAGATGGGGCCATGAAATTCAATTTCCTAACTCGTTTATCGCGCGGAATATCATAAAGAAATTGCTGATTATCAATTCGATGCTTCAATCttcacatatatatgtatatgttaatatatatatattatatatatatattcttcaaaTCCCCATTTCTCTCGTACTTTCAAGCTTCAACAATAATCAAGAAAACCAGAGAAACCCACGAAGAGTGAGAGACCAAGAAAGTGACTGATCGTGTTTGTGTTGCGAGATTCTTCTCTTTGCCTCTCTTTCCCGCTTGTTCGTCTCTTTCCCAGAACTTGAAAAAGTTCCCATTTTCACTAATTAACGCCTGGTAATCTTCTGCTCTGCTTTGATTGTTCTTGCTCTGTAATCcttcatttctctctttctctatgtTTGCTTTTActttactttgatttttgttgCTTATATGCATTTTCTCCTCTTTCCACCATCTGGGTTCTCGCCGCAGCTATTGCGTTTGTTTGTTCGTatactatattattattctctcgTCTTGTCCTTTCATTCTTGTATGACGGtacttcttcttgttcttctcgTCTACGAGTAGCTGGACTTAGTCCTGCGGGGCTTCAACAGAAATTCACATCCAACGTGGAGTTacgatatttttttagtttattttcatttttaatcgTTCACCCATGTTGTTGAAGAGATTTTTGGTTAACATTgttctgtttttatttaagcttcggaaaatttgtttatcacatcaaatgtaattttttttccaaattttgggTCTCAATGCATCGTTAAATGGTGAGGGAAGGGTGTCATATTCCTTACAGTGTCTTAATATTCTGGGTCTAATTAGTGGTTATTTCTGACGTTAAATCAAAAGGAAGAAGGGTttatttagaatcaaatttctttgatATGGTGGATTTTAATCGAATCAGTCTCTCggcaaaggaaaaaaaatcgaatCAATGTTGTGATCTGGAAGTTATTGTTTTCCTTTGAGAGAAGATTCTTCTAAGTTTCCTTTTTAAGCAATAGGttggtttaaataaaatgttaaaccAGACTTTAGATTTCGTTTTGGTATTGGTTTATTATCAGCTGGTATATTTCCTCATGCTCTGGGACTACTTCTGTTCAAGATTTTTTCACTTTGTTGTAACTTCTTATTTTGGTTGTTCTGATATAGTGCTTCATAAACCTTTTAACTATGTGATGAAGATGATTGCTTGAACTTACTGGTTTCTTTCTCATGGATAAATTTGAATCTTTAGAGACTGGAGCTCGATAAGAAAAGGATCATTTATGGAAGCCGACGCAGGAAGAGGTTTGGGATGCCAGAAGACTATGGATGGGAGGGCGAGTAATGGGATTCTTACAAAGAAGGAGATTCCTTCTTGTTGCTTAAAGGCTAGGGCTTCAGTCCCTGAGCTTGAGGCCAAGTGCCATTCCACTGTTGTTTCTGGGTGGTTTTCAGAACCTCAGTTTGCTTATGGTCATTATCTATCCTTGTTTCTtgcttaatttaattttaggtttGTCGTTCATATACTCTAACGAGATCCTTCATTGACTTATTTTTGTGTCAATATCTCCCAAATTCAGATGACGGAAAGAAAAGGGTCTATTTCAACAATCCGATGTGGCCTGGTAACCTTCTCtacttctcttttcttttggggGTGGGGGGGAggttattaaatattttctgaGGTGCTCAAACTTGCAACGGTATAcgtatatatttttctctttagcAATATTATGACGAGTAGTCAGTGTAGTGATGTTCGAGTTTTGaggaaaactatataatattgatatttctCCCCTTCTCCCGAAGGGGTTCTAAACTTTTGCTGCTTCATGATAGTTcatacatataaattattcttgttctgtttggcTTCTTAAATATGTTCTACTTTGGCCCATGATCTTTGCATGGAAACCGTTCTGGtcattattgttgattttacataaaaaaaaaagtgtgagGAAAGACCTGTGTCATATGTCCCTTTTTCATGTATATGATAAGATGTAGCTAAGATGTAGCTGGTGAGAATGTTCGAACATGCACATGGCAAGCCAAAGTTTCAGGCTATAAATGAGTCAGCTTCTATAAGataattaatgaatatataGCAACAAAGATAATTTAACCAAATGAGTTTGAAAGTTCAGGAATCAAAATAGGATTGTTGGTATATGTTATGTTAATGCTTGCTTGAATATTTTGACAGTTAATATGAGTTATGCATTCCTACCTCAATTATGGCTCCTCTATTTCTGTTCCTTTTCAGGAGAAGCACACTCCCTCCAAGTAGAGTCTATATTATTTAAAGGGAAGTCAGAGTTCCAAGAAGTGGTCGTTTTTGaggtatattttattttgcttacTGTCCCCTATCTTATCTTCCTTTGGGGGGAAGAATACAGTAGAGGTAACTAATGCCgtgattttttattgacaGTCCACTACATATGGGAAAGTGCTTGTTCTAGATGGTATTGTCCAGTTAACTGAGAAAGATGAGTGTGCCTACCAGGAGATGATTACTCATCTGCCCCTCTGTTCAATTCCATCTCCCAAAACGGTGACTTAATATAACCGAACCATGATGCTTTTATCTTTATAGTTGTGGtactttcattttctcatGCAACAAGTATGAGGAACAATGGAATggattatttgttttcaagagTTTTGATTTGATAAGTAAATCACTCTGCCCATTGACAAATTTTCTAATCAATCTTCTATATAATACGAAAAAGGACAAAGTTGGTACTAGTTTTGGCACATAAATGATTAATTGGGTTATAACTCTACTTTAGCGATTCATTTTTGTCGAATAGAAATTAAAGGGAAATATAAACTAATGAGAACATGTTGCAGGTTCTTGTTGTTGGTGGTGGTGATGGTGGAGTTCTGAGTGAAATCTCTCGTCACAACTCTATAGAGCATATAGACATATGTGAGATAGATCAGATGGTCATAGATGTATGATATATAACTATCGCTTTTGTGACAATTACTGCACTTTTTCTCAAAAGTTAACCACCTTGTTGCACTGGTTTATTCATCTACAGGTATCTAAGGAGTTTTTTCCTGATTTAGCTATAGGATTCGAGGATCCCCGCGTCCACCTTCACGTTGGTGATGGTATATCTTAATATATTgttatcttttgttttatttatttatttttctatttttccaaTATCAATTAATTGGATTGATATTGAAAATCAGTGTGGTATATGCCCTTTTTTATCTCTTAGAATTGTGATTTTTGCAGCTGTTGAATTTCTACGGCGTGCACCAAGAGGGAAATATGATGCAATCATCGTTGATTCCTCAGATCCTGTTGGTATGTTTGTACTTCATTTGATATGAAATTTGTACAACTCATTTATTACAAGACATTTcagtatattatttaatatgaaaactaGACAAACTGCAGAAATTATATAGTACGGAGTGGTCTTAAAACAATAGTTGTAGAACTTCAGATAAACTATGTGCTATTGTTTAATGCCAATTCATCCATCACAAAGTTGCTTTCTATTTTAGGGCCTGCTCAGGAGCTAGTTGAGAAGCCATTCTTTGAGACGCTAGCAAAAGCATTGAAGCCTGGTGGTGTCCTCTGTAACATGGCAGAAAGTATGTGGCTACATACACATCTTATTGATGATATGATCTCTATATGCCGTGAAGTTTTCAAAGGATCCATTCATTATGCATGGGCGAGTGTTCCAACTTATCCAAGGTCAGTAACTAGctgcctttcttttcttttggtttctttttcatttttcttcttaatagTCATGAATAATCTTCCTGATGggttataattattttgctttGTGAAGTTGAGATGTACGTGAAAGCTAAGAGTTTATGTCTGACTTCAAAggattcattttatttttccattttcagacaattattattctttctcaactttggattttgttttcttcagtGGTGTGATAGGTTTTTTGCTATGCTCAACCGAAGGGCCACCTGTTGACTTTAAAAATCCTATTAATCCCATTGAGAAGTTAGAAGGTGCAGTGAAGCATAAAAAAGATCTCAAGTTCTACAATTCAGAGGTACATTTATGTTTttcgttattttttttaaaaaagatcaGTTACTTTATACTGTCACTTGTAGCATAAGAACATGTGGATAAATTCAAGCTCTAGAAATCAAATTCACATCTAGGCTTAGAATACAAGGGTAtacaaaaattccaaaaaagtGGTTTTTCACCCcgtcaaagaaaaaaaaggaggcAAGGCCAATGTTTTAGGTggaaaagtttttttcttttttttttccaaagtgAAATAGATGCGAGTTCAACCAATATGAACTCTTGCTGAAAATGAGTACCAGACAACATCCCTTCAAATCCAATTTGTTTGTGGATAACAAGAACTTTTTGTTTGACAGATGCACTCGGCTGCTTTTGCCTTGCCATCATTTCTGAGGAAGGAGGTGAAGGCACTTGTTGATTCTCCGAACCCATCACAAAACTGATTCCCCCATATGAGGCAACGCCCAGGTCCAAGCCATTTTTCTGTTTGGTTTTCACAGGTAGGGAAGATGATCTGATTTGATGGAGTGGATCCAGATAATATTTATGGTATTTTGGAGTGTAGAGGAAGCCATAAGCTCTATTTTTCTGGCATTTTCATAACTTACCATGGTAGTAGTTGTATCTCCTGTGAGGATGAAACTTTGATGTCATTCCATTGCTGAGTTTCTTTATGTAGATGACTGATTTGAAGCAATCCTCTCTAAATAGAATCCCTGCCTTTGTTCTTATCATTCTTCCGTGTGTGGATGATGTTGTGGAACTCTCCAGCTGAGATTCAAAGCTATAACATGAATTTGTGTCTGTATTCTTTGCATTATTGTGCTGCATGTCGTCTGCTTTCATTTTGCGAGGCTGATGAACTTGAGAACTTCTACAAATTACAAGCTGAAGATAatgattaatggttaataCGGTCAATATCATGGATAGATTATTGAATCAAGATTTTGAGTCAAACATTGTTCTTGGCCTTGAACggtttaatttaatcaattttcatcCCCAACTTTCTGAGACTATGATGAGAAAGAACTTGAAAATACCTTGTTTATTTGCTGCAAAGTTACTCTAAATTGTGATGGTGGTGGTTGGTGGACAGCTTATCCATTGCCAAGTGAACTAAAGAAGAATGTACAAGTAAACTGTGCAAGTGAAtgccttttctttatttatcaaaataaacttagtaattgatatgaactttcattttaaaagagAGATTTAAACTCTTCAATGTTTAATTGTAATACTAAAAACAGAGTGTATATATTTTGCccttgaaaagtaaaaaaagtttgaCATCAATTCTATTTCTAAAGCCTTCCTTTTTGAGTTTATTccttaaacatttttagtatgatgtgattatttatttcttataagTTAATAGAGGAAGTTTTGTTATACTccttatactttttttttccaaccaaaatttaaacctCCACCCTTAATCAAATCAGTCAAAGAATTGGaagtttgaaaacttatttgttttggataatttactcacaacattatttttcagaaaaaaaaagtagaaggGCAGTCATTTTGTGTCTGAGATCAAGTGGCTTCTTATCAATtaactacaaaattattttaacccCCTCCTCCCTAAAAAGTTGGGCAAGAGAAGTTCATAATCCTTGAAACTGGTGGTGTAACAACTTCAGTTACAAGATGTTCAACTTCTTGGAGGATTGAAATTAATCTAATTGATTGTCAAACAATTTCTGCAGACCAATAACAAAAGTTGCAGGACATTTACAGTGTGAAGTGAAGACAAACAATTGACCAAAATCTAACTGAAACTCAAAACCCTACTAATGATCTtctaaaggaaaaatatttcataCTAATAACAATGACCTACAAGACATTGACCCTTTTACACTTATAAATATTCACAATCTTGATCTTGAACGCATAACGAACTCAATGGCACGAAATCAGCAAATAGGCATCCATCAGTGATCCAGATAAACTTATTGTTTAGGCAATGACCGTTGCCTGGATCCTGCCTAAGTGACCTCTGGATGAAATCTTTTGCCATCAATCAAAGCTACTAATGATACAATGGCATTTATGCAAAACACCATGGGAGTAAGATTCTCTCGTTCCaatattatgaaataagaACCAATGCATAGAATagacatacattttttttgtatacaaGGAATGCCTTTGCTCTATAAACTATTCTCTTCAGAAGTAAAATCTGGTTCTGCTGGTTTCTGAAGCAACAATGGTGGTATTCTCTCTGGAATCCTGGCCTTCCGAGAGCTTGTCCGTCGAATCGTTCTAAGGATGTTAGCTGCAAATCTAGATGCATAGATGGTGGCACCTAAACTAGGAGAACTCCCACCTGTCTTGGCCAATGCATCTTTTAAcctgttttcttcttccaagaGAGTCTGTTCATGCTTCTTTCTGCGGTATCGGCGCCATGCTGCCTGTATAAAACATGCTGCCCATGTCCTCCATTGCTGCGAATAAAGCCTGAAAGTGTGTCGCAGCTGCTTGCTGTGAAGTCTTCGGAACTGTGAGGCTACAAACTTCAAGTCATCAGCCTTCAAAGCAAATGCTTCAACTTCTGAAAGTGTTCGAACAGTTCTTGTTGAAATTGGCAGGTTAGATGAGGAGTGTGGATCCAGAGCCCACGTCAGTAACTCTTCACCACAGAAATCACCCGCCTTAAGATGTTCAGAATTAAAGAAACCGGTTCTACCCCCATTCGTAGTTACAGACAATAACTTGCCTCGCATAATGAAAATCATCTCGTCTACCGGATCTCCTTCCCTAACAATGTAGCTTTCCTCTGTATATAGTACTGGCTTGAGACGGTCACACATCGCATCCAACAATTGTTCgtccattttttcaaatatgggTACCTGAAACATAGGAAAgggaaaaatagaaataatcaTCACGCCTCTTTCAAGATTATCTACTTATGGTATATTTCACCATATATTGATCATTGagaatattttagattaattcAGAATGGTAAGGAGGATACATGACAGCAATAACGAAAAAATGTCCTCAAACAaacttttgaactttcaaatgcAAGTATGAGCttacattattaaaaattagtaCATCAGATAATGActaaaaacatagaaaaaaagagagattacTCACCCTCATTAGCAAAGACAAGCAGAGATGGCGTTTAATATCCCTTCTAAGATCTTTTGGAAGATTTCGAACCAGATTCTCTTCATCAACACCTCTGGTTTCCTGCCACTTATATTGCTCATACCTCCTGATTCGCTCTCGGAGACTTTCAGGGAGCAAACGGTGGGACATCCATTGTTCTGCATCTCTCCTTCTAACCCTCATTTCTTCCAACCTTGTAGTGGTGGATTGCAAATATGTCTGTTTCAAGCAGGTAAAAATTAGGAATATGAAGTATTATAGCTTTCTTAGTAAGCTATACAGTGTTCAACATAGAAGTCACAGAAAAGGTATGCAATGCCTTTGAAGAATGCTACCGAGTATCTAGGCCAGCTTAAgcaatgaaatttgaaagaacaCTTGAATGAAAGCAGAACATACATGCTACCAATCTTACTAAAATCAAAAGCTAACATCATAGACTCAGTTCATATTTGATAATGCAAAACCACGAGGTCATCTATGTCAAAGGACAAAAAACTTCAAACCTGCATGTTCCcgataagaaatgaaaacagaACCAAGCCAGAAATGGAGATGAAAACAGCAAAGCAAATTTCCCACACGTATGTGCTTGTTTGGAGATTTTGACCCAGGGAACTGCATCAAAACAAGTACAGAAACATATAATTTCAGttatttaaaaactacttaaaaaaatcttgTAATAGATGTCAATCGAAATATGCTTCTAATCAGGTGAATTCCAACAGTACAGTATACAACAAAATGCACCAACAACGTCCTTGCTCAAAGGAGACAGTggtttacttttattaaaaatgcaTTCAATGAGAGTACGAGGTTCTAGAAATGTATGTGGATAAATCATTGCCACTTAGCTAATGTTTCTCCGAGACGTAAGGTTCTTCATAGAAGACGTAGAAAGTAGAAATCATTTTCagagaagaaatagaaagtaGAACATAGGATTGAGTTTACTTGGTGTGTACGATTAGTATTCTCACAAAAGGAATTTTCTAGTTTACCCTTTTCTCATAATGAGTAGTTGGAGAGTTTTCTGAAAGCTCCTGGATAATCCTTTTGGCTACACCTAGTCCTCCCCTCTCAATTTTATCCACTAGTACAAGCATATCTCACAGAAATTTAGCAACTCaaattaaagaacaaagagatgatCTTTCATATAGAAGgcacaaaattttcttacacTATCCATCACAAACAATCTCTGGAATCTATAAAATCGTAAAATATTCACATGTAACAATATTTCCAACATCACATGTATTCTTTCATCCAACCGAGAAGCAAAGAGAATAACATTTGGCCAACcaaaaaatctaaacaatagATAATATTATCAAGTTGCAAACAATTTGGATTGTTCCCTTCTTAATTCTCTATtactctattttctttttccttttgcatTTGACCACATgatcatatacatatatcaactaaaattttcaacacaTGCAACAATTTTCTAGCTAAAAGAAAGTTAATATAAGCAGTGCACGTACCTTAGATTTCTCAGACCCCACCAGAAACAGTAAAAGAACTTCTGTGGAAAATTCATCGACCCCACGACACCAGATTTAAGAGCATCAAGAAATATTCCAAAATCAAAAGGAGGATTGTCTTCAACTAGAGAGCatgaaacatttaaaaatgcGTTGTTTCTTTGAATGACATCAGCATCACAATATAGTGAATTAGAAACACAGCCAGTCTTATGACAAGCCCTCTGCCAGCATGTAGTTTCTCGTTCTATAGAAAACAAGTACCAGAATGCTCCAAAGACCTGATAACACAAATAACATCAGTTTTTCCGATTCTGAACGAAGTGAGGATTTCAAAAGATTAGAAAGATAAGAGGAAATTGGGAGTAACAAGATAAGAAAATATCTCATAGTGCCCATCTTTGGTTACTGTAGGAACTTGTGTGACCAATATACCCTGTAGAGTGTCAAACGTGGACAGACTTACATGCATAATTTTCATATGTAAGCACCATAAacttcaaaagttatttttcaaagatgaTGCCCAGAAAATGAGACAAATCAGACTTTTCGCAAAGCTTGATAGACATACATTTGTGAattctaaaaaacaaaggcaaagacacacacacacaaaagaaagaaaaagaaaaagaagggaaaaaaaaaaccctctcTGATTCATGATATctataaaaatgtatttcttGCTTGATTTTGAAGGTTCGGAAATATAGAGGTCAAACGGAGGAAGAAACAACTCAGCATTAACTATATCATGGGTGTGTGTATTTTGTTAGTTAAACTACTACATCATTCAACTCAGAGATATATTAAATGCTCATGTAAAGAGAATGCACCAACCACAAAATATTTCCTACTTCTTCCAGAATAAAGGGTGGTCATTGTAGAATAATGGAGAAATATGGGGAATATGATCATTTACAATCTGCCCACAATATAGACAAATGCTAATTTCTAGtccatatataattaatcaaaatcaataaattaaatacagaaaaaaaatttctcctgcaaatatactttacagcatatataaacaaaaagttcaCAAACCGAACTCACATGACTTGCCAACATGTAGAGAAAGAGATTAAATGCAGCTCCAGCCCATGCAGTTTCAGTGAGTACAGATGTTCTTGTAACTTCTTTATATAATGGATAGATTCTAATAAACCGTGGCACATACtggaagaaaacaacaaatttcaGCAAGTCCTTGGTATTCAACGACCTTGAGCCTTTCATGTTTGGAATAATGATCAGAATCACTACCTGCCAAAGCTCCATAAGTTGATTTGCAAAATCAATAAGACATCCAATTGGAGAACAAATGGTCCAGAAACAAGttacttaaataaattatatgtgGAATAAGTTGCAGAGGGAGTCAGAGAGTTTCGGTAGGTAGTTTCCAAAAATAGTTTGTGGGACACTCCAGCCCCCTAGAGGTGCTTGAGATATTGTTATTTTCCATCTTAAAAACAGAAATACTTTAGCTGATTTTCAATTACATTTTTGCTTTTATCAGAGTATTAGTAGAAAATTACAATAACAAACAATCAAATGTTGCAACGATATTCAAGCAGCAAGTTAAGCTCACAAATGAGTATCTTTGTATTATGGACCTCACTAAGATTCAAGGTCAAcaatagaaggaaaaaaggcAATGTTCGTGACAACACTCAAATTAACGATCCTTGAGAGAAAGTATGACATACTTGTGGAAGTGGGAGGACTGCAAGAATGTCAATCAAAAAGTATGATGAAAGATATCTCTTTGCTATTTCCCAAGCATCTTCAACTAGAACACCTCTTCCAAACACCCGAGAAGAAGGAGCAATAAATCCCGTACGaaattggaaaacaatatgtaatatatagaATATGTCGGTGAATGAACGTAACACACTAGCCGTAATCTCCATCTTATTATCTAACCCAAGACACTTCTTATCGTCATCAATCACAGGAACATAAAAGAACAAAGGATCCAACGAGACTGCAATCACACATGACAACACAAATATCTTATTCCACTTCTGGAGAAAGGGTCCCTGTGGGTCAAGCACCTTTTGACCAGTTCCAAAACCTTTGgacataaatttattgaaagaagATGACTTCAAGGATTTCTTAATTCTATTAATCCTGTAAGAACCAGTTTCCAATTCTTTATGAGGCTTCTCTGAAACTAAGTCAGTTCTTGTCCCAATCTTTCCAGCATTTAAAGTGTTATCTGCAGAATATAACCCCCTTGAAGTTTTATCTGAACTCCAGTCCTGAAACCTGGAAGAAAATGCATAAAAGTTGTGAATAGATATGAACGAGTGATACCAAATTCAAAAGGGTATTGTCAGAAGCCATTGTTTTATAACCCTATCcctcaatttaatttcacCAACAGAAAATGCATCAAAGATGATAGTAGAGCAGAAAGGCCGatgctttaaattttatgatcATCACATTTGAGTTTTGACTGCAATGATTCTATAGAGAATCCATTTAAGACACAAAAGGACATTTCTACACAATAAAAATTCAACAGATACAGTAATTTACAAT encodes:
- the LOC101222254 gene encoding spermine synthase, with the protein product MEADAGRGLGCQKTMDGRASNGILTKKEIPSCCLKARASVPELEAKCHSTVVSGWFSEPQFAYDDGKKRVYFNNPMWPGEAHSLQVESILFKGKSEFQEVVVFESTTYGKVLVLDGIVQLTEKDECAYQEMITHLPLCSIPSPKTVLVVGGGDGGVLSEISRHNSIEHIDICEIDQMVIDVSKEFFPDLAIGFEDPRVHLHVGDAVEFLRRAPRGKYDAIIVDSSDPVGPAQELVEKPFFETLAKALKPGGVLCNMAESMWLHTHLIDDMISICREVFKGSIHYAWASVPTYPSGVIGFLLCSTEGPPVDFKNPINPIEKLEGAVKHKKDLKFYNSEMHSAAFALPSFLRKEVKALVDSPNPSQN
- the LOC101221781 gene encoding cyclic nucleotide-gated ion channel 1 gives rise to the protein MTYLQEKIVRFQDWSSDKTSRGLYSADNTLNAGKIGTRTDLVSEKPHKELETGSYRINRIKKSLKSSSFNKFMSKGFGTGQKVLDPQGPFLQKWNKIFVLSCVIAVSLDPLFFYVPVIDDDKKCLGLDNKMEITASVLRSFTDIFYILHIVFQFRTGFIAPSSRVFGRGVLVEDAWEIAKRYLSSYFLIDILAVLPLPQVVILIIIPNMKGSRSLNTKDLLKFVVFFQYVPRFIRIYPLYKEVTRTSVLTETAWAGAAFNLFLYMLASHVFGAFWYLFSIERETTCWQRACHKTGCVSNSLYCDADVIQRNNAFLNVSCSLVEDNPPFDFGIFLDALKSGVVGSMNFPQKFFYCFWWGLRNLSSLGQNLQTSTYVWEICFAVFISISGLVLFSFLIGNMQTYLQSTTTRLEEMRVRRRDAEQWMSHRLLPESLRERIRRYEQYKWQETRGVDEENLVRNLPKDLRRDIKRHLCLSLLMRVPIFEKMDEQLLDAMCDRLKPVLYTEESYIVREGDPVDEMIFIMRGKLLSVTTNGGRTGFFNSEHLKAGDFCGEELLTWALDPHSSSNLPISTRTVRTLSEVEAFALKADDLKFVASQFRRLHSKQLRHTFRLYSQQWRTWAACFIQAAWRRYRRKKHEQTLLEEENRLKDALAKTGGSSPSLGATIYASRFAANILRTIRRTSSRKARIPERIPPLLLQKPAEPDFTSEENSL